One window of Sulfurospirillum sp. 1612 genomic DNA carries:
- a CDS encoding peptidase U32 family protein yields the protein MRTIELLSPAGNFEKLKIALAYGADAVYAGVSHFSLRIRSGKEFTYESFEEAIVYTHARGKKIYVTINGFPFNAQIELLKKHIEKVAAMNPDAFIVAAPGVIKLVKEIAPHIPIHLSTQANVLSYLDAEIYWDLGVKRIIAAREVSLKDLKQIKKHLPELELEVFVHGSMCFAYSGRCLISSLQSGRVSNRGSCANDCRFPYTMYAHNEASGTLFKIEESEEGTHIMNAKDLNLSAYVDDILDSDVIDSLKIEGRTKSTYYVGLTTKTYRMAIDDYMQGQFDAKKYEKELSSTKNRGFNDGYLVKRPYEKNDSQNLEHSISEGTHQVYAMVNEDGMHCLAKDKLEPNVVYELVLPKSNIEEIDNEFGKIYKDESGWCIVFKKLQSQNGKLFEAIHSGNTHAIVLPGVLPAFTFLRKENI from the coding sequence GTGCGTACTATTGAATTATTATCACCAGCAGGAAATTTTGAAAAATTAAAAATTGCATTAGCGTATGGCGCAGATGCCGTATATGCGGGAGTGAGTCACTTTTCACTTCGCATACGATCGGGCAAAGAGTTTACTTATGAGAGTTTTGAAGAAGCGATTGTTTATACGCATGCACGGGGCAAAAAAATTTATGTCACTATCAATGGATTTCCTTTTAATGCACAAATTGAATTGTTAAAAAAGCATATTGAAAAAGTGGCAGCGATGAATCCTGATGCCTTTATCGTGGCCGCACCGGGAGTGATTAAGTTAGTGAAAGAGATTGCTCCGCATATTCCGATTCATCTCTCTACTCAGGCCAATGTCTTGAGTTATCTTGATGCTGAGATTTATTGGGATTTGGGTGTTAAGCGTATCATTGCGGCGAGAGAAGTGAGTCTGAAAGATTTGAAACAAATCAAAAAGCATCTGCCCGAATTAGAGCTTGAAGTTTTTGTTCACGGTTCGATGTGTTTTGCTTATAGTGGACGTTGTTTGATTAGTTCGCTTCAAAGCGGGCGCGTGTCAAACCGAGGTAGTTGTGCCAATGATTGCCGATTTCCATATACGATGTATGCCCACAATGAAGCCAGTGGAACACTCTTTAAAATAGAAGAGAGCGAAGAGGGTACGCATATCATGAATGCCAAAGATCTCAATCTTAGTGCGTATGTTGATGATATTTTAGACAGTGATGTGATTGATTCACTCAAGATTGAAGGGCGAACCAAAAGTACCTATTATGTGGGCTTGACGACCAAGACGTATCGCATGGCGATTGATGATTATATGCAGGGTCAATTTGATGCCAAAAAGTATGAAAAAGAACTCTCCAGTACGAAAAATCGTGGCTTTAACGATGGCTATTTGGTCAAACGACCGTATGAGAAAAACGATAGCCAAAATTTAGAACACTCTATTAGTGAAGGGACCCATCAAGTCTATGCTATGGTGAATGAAGATGGTATGCATTGCTTGGCCAAGGATAAATTGGAGCCTAATGTGGTGTATGAATTGGTCTTGCCAAAGAGTAATATAGAAGAAATTGATAATGAATTTGGTAAAATTTACAAAGATGAATCAGGTTGGTGTATTGTATTTAAAAAACTCCAAAGTCAAAATGGCAAACTTTTTGAAGCGATTCACAGTGGCAACACCCATGCCATAGTATTGCCAGGCGTATTACCGGCATTTACATTTTTGAGAAAAGAAAATATATAA
- a CDS encoding chemotaxis protein — protein MTQEELDALMAGGLEDFENDMTEATPPASSPNEEEQEQEHDHCGAESYKMDANKSWPPPPPTQEHKMVSQLDDVTKDSEKKATEIFDKLESMSEVLTQMHADFSLVSPLLESNMALFEKLIDKFPNISQFGTARDNTQQVQEIIKTLVNHTQKAEDDIINVMDIMQYQDIHRQKIERVINVMRALSKYISLLFEGSIDDTKRVGSAVHIAGDESTDDLVTSEDIEAIIESLGKKK, from the coding sequence ATGACACAAGAAGAACTTGATGCTTTGATGGCCGGAGGCTTGGAAGATTTCGAAAATGATATGACAGAAGCCACACCCCCTGCATCTTCGCCAAACGAAGAAGAACAAGAACAAGAGCACGATCATTGTGGCGCAGAATCGTATAAAATGGATGCCAATAAATCTTGGCCACCACCACCACCGACTCAAGAGCACAAGATGGTATCACAATTGGATGATGTAACAAAAGATTCTGAAAAAAAAGCAACAGAGATATTTGACAAACTCGAATCTATGAGTGAAGTTTTGACGCAAATGCATGCAGATTTCTCTCTCGTTTCACCGCTTTTAGAATCCAATATGGCACTTTTTGAAAAGTTGATTGATAAATTTCCAAACATCAGTCAATTTGGCACTGCGCGTGACAACACGCAACAAGTCCAAGAGATCATCAAAACATTGGTAAATCATACTCAAAAAGCAGAAGATGATATTATCAATGTGATGGATATCATGCAATACCAAGATATTCACAGACAAAAAATCGAGCGGGTTATCAATGTCATGAGAGCACTGAGCAAATATATTAGTCTACTTTTTGAAGGCTCCATTGATGATACGAAACGTGTTGGGTCTGCGGTGCATATTGCAGGAGATGAGAGTACGGATGATTTGGTCACCAGTGAAGATATTGAAGCAATAATTGAGAGTTTAGGGAAGAAAAAATAA
- a CDS encoding histidinol-phosphatase has translation MIVDMHNHTTLCNHAEGSIEDFVLTAIKNKIDVFGFSDHAPMNFDEKYRMRFDQMAQYEAEVLAAKKKYHDDIKILFAYEVDFLEGLIDPRVLSSDVDYLIGSVHFINRWGFDNPEFIGGYKDRDIDEIWEAYFGAITQMAKSRLFDIVGHIDLIKVFNFLPKKEIKLIAQEAIKEIKKADMVVEFNTAGYRKPIQELYPSHEIIELLAYHDIPITFSSDAHKIEDINYKKEEAMALAKTYGYKKCAIFENRERKMVKF, from the coding sequence ATGATAGTCGATATGCACAATCACACTACTTTATGCAATCATGCTGAGGGAAGCATCGAGGATTTTGTCCTAACAGCGATAAAAAATAAAATCGATGTTTTTGGATTTTCAGATCATGCCCCTATGAATTTTGATGAAAAATATCGCATGCGTTTTGATCAAATGGCGCAGTATGAAGCCGAGGTCTTAGCGGCCAAAAAAAAGTATCATGATGACATTAAAATTTTATTTGCTTATGAAGTGGATTTTCTCGAAGGCTTGATTGACCCTAGAGTACTGAGTTCGGATGTGGATTATCTGATTGGTTCGGTACATTTTATCAACCGATGGGGATTTGATAATCCTGAATTTATCGGTGGGTACAAAGATAGAGATATTGACGAAATTTGGGAAGCTTATTTTGGTGCTATTACGCAGATGGCAAAGAGTCGATTGTTTGATATTGTCGGACACATTGACTTGATTAAAGTCTTCAATTTTTTACCCAAAAAAGAGATTAAACTCATAGCGCAAGAGGCCATCAAAGAGATTAAAAAAGCCGATATGGTCGTAGAATTTAACACAGCAGGATACCGAAAACCGATTCAAGAATTATACCCATCACATGAGATTATTGAACTTCTAGCCTATCATGATATCCCTATCACCTTTAGCTCAGATGCCCACAAAATAGAGGACATCAACTACAAAAAAGAAGAAGCCATGGCATTGGCAAAAACCTACGGGTACAAAAAATGTGCAATTTTTGAAAATCGCGAGAGAAAAATGGTTAAATTTTAA
- the glnA gene encoding type I glutamate--ammonia ligase: MGKFVKDIKGFFKYCDENEVEFVDFRFTDIKGAWHHLSYKYSAIEEESLSHGIPFDGSSIDAWQPINKSDMLLKPEAETAFLDPFTADPTIVVFCDVFDIYKGELYEKCPRSIAKKALAHLQETGLGDVAYFGPENEFFIFDDVKIRDDINCAYYEVDSEEGEWNYGTTYPDGYNTGHRPGTKGGYFPCQPTDSMVDLRAEMVQVLEQIGLETFVVHHEVAQAQGEIGVKFGTLVEAADNVQKYKYVVKMVAHLNGKTATFMPKPLYGDNGNGMHVHQSIWKNGKNLFFKAGEYGNLSDMARYYIGGVLKHAQSVAAFTNPSTNSYKRLIPGFEAPSILTYSSQNRSASCRIPYGAGEKSVRAEMRFPDSTACPYLAFTALLLAGLDGIKNKYEPVGPMDEDLFELSLDEIREKGIEQMPHTLREALESLIKDNDYLKTVMTPEFLNVYKTYKFQTQVWPDEARPTAFEFKSTYSC, from the coding sequence ATGGGAAAATTTGTTAAAGATATAAAAGGTTTTTTTAAATATTGTGATGAGAATGAAGTAGAATTCGTTGATTTTAGATTTACAGATATCAAAGGCGCATGGCATCATCTTTCATATAAATATTCAGCGATAGAGGAAGAATCTCTTTCTCACGGTATTCCATTTGATGGCTCATCTATCGATGCATGGCAGCCTATCAACAAATCAGATATGCTTTTGAAACCAGAAGCAGAAACTGCATTTTTAGATCCATTTACAGCAGATCCTACCATCGTAGTATTTTGTGATGTTTTTGATATCTACAAAGGTGAACTTTATGAAAAATGCCCAAGAAGTATCGCAAAAAAAGCATTAGCACATTTACAAGAAACCGGACTGGGCGATGTCGCTTATTTTGGTCCTGAAAATGAATTTTTTATTTTTGATGATGTAAAAATTCGTGATGATATTAACTGTGCGTATTATGAAGTGGATTCAGAAGAAGGTGAATGGAACTATGGTACTACCTATCCTGATGGATACAACACCGGCCACAGACCTGGCACAAAAGGTGGGTATTTTCCATGTCAACCAACCGATTCAATGGTCGATTTAAGAGCAGAAATGGTACAAGTATTAGAACAAATTGGACTTGAAACCTTTGTGGTACATCATGAAGTAGCACAAGCACAAGGTGAAATCGGTGTCAAATTTGGTACGTTAGTAGAAGCCGCTGATAATGTACAAAAATACAAATATGTCGTCAAAATGGTCGCACATCTTAATGGCAAAACAGCGACATTTATGCCAAAACCACTTTATGGTGATAATGGTAATGGTATGCATGTACATCAATCAATCTGGAAAAACGGTAAAAACCTATTTTTCAAAGCAGGCGAATATGGAAATCTTAGCGACATGGCACGATATTACATCGGTGGTGTCCTCAAACACGCACAAAGTGTTGCTGCCTTTACCAATCCATCAACCAACTCTTATAAAAGATTAATTCCTGGTTTTGAAGCGCCTTCAATCTTGACGTACTCTTCTCAAAATAGAAGTGCAAGTTGTCGTATTCCTTATGGTGCGGGTGAAAAATCTGTCCGAGCTGAGATGCGATTCCCAGATTCAACAGCATGCCCTTACCTAGCCTTTACAGCACTCTTGCTTGCAGGACTTGATGGTATCAAAAACAAATATGAACCCGTAGGTCCTATGGATGAAGATTTATTTGAATTGAGTCTTGATGAAATCCGAGAAAAAGGAATCGAACAAATGCCACACACATTACGTGAAGCATTGGAATCATTGATTAAAGATAATGACTATCTTAAAACGGTCATGACACCTGAATTTTTGAACGTGTATAAAACTTATAAATTCCAAACACAAGTCTGGCCAGATGAAGCAAGACCGACTGCCTTTGAATTTAAATCAACCTACTCTTGCTAA
- the rmuC gene encoding DNA recombination protein RmuC: MSSEMILMSILIVCLLIIVCLIGALFFIKHKHDQVVKSLRRENNEQKIHHSVLESQLQNTQSTLERVENRLAEAQDKIYILNSEKSKAEARWQAQQESHEKLQEDFLSQSQKLELRLNEIMQKNLDLKIKKFDATSLQSMHDILKPFKDNLDDFKHKIEASQEHATIKFAKLSKEIEQVTKAGMHIGKEAENLAQALKGKKQTQGSWGEMILESVLEYSGLHYGTHYITQESYKDESGKMKRPDVIIKLPQDRSIIIDSKVSLNDYDRYIRAESDEARMIASKGVVSAFKNHIDTLDSKDYAHYQVGTLQYVFMFVPIEGAFALAVQENPDLYEYALDKHIAIVNPSTLTVSLRTIYLYWQSEQSNSNALKMFQVAGKLYDKMVNFADNFNRVGDQIQTLEHTYEKAKTQLTEGGGNVMKRVEELKTLGAKTTKSLKSTKLNYDDFDADGVDVIESKKE; the protein is encoded by the coding sequence ATGAGTAGTGAGATGATTTTGATGAGTATCTTGATAGTGTGTCTCTTGATTATAGTGTGTTTAATCGGAGCATTATTCTTTATCAAACATAAACATGACCAAGTTGTGAAGAGTTTGCGTAGAGAAAACAATGAGCAAAAGATACATCACTCTGTTTTGGAGTCACAATTACAAAATACGCAAAGCACGCTTGAGAGAGTTGAAAATAGACTAGCAGAGGCACAAGATAAAATTTATATTTTAAATTCTGAAAAATCAAAAGCTGAAGCAAGATGGCAAGCACAACAAGAGAGCCATGAAAAATTGCAAGAAGATTTTTTATCACAAAGTCAAAAATTAGAACTCCGTCTTAATGAAATAATGCAAAAAAATCTGGATTTGAAAATTAAGAAATTCGATGCCACATCACTGCAATCCATGCATGATATTTTGAAGCCATTCAAAGACAATCTAGATGATTTCAAGCACAAAATTGAAGCCTCGCAAGAGCACGCGACAATCAAGTTTGCCAAACTTTCAAAAGAGATTGAGCAGGTAACCAAAGCGGGAATGCACATCGGTAAAGAGGCGGAAAATCTAGCCCAAGCACTCAAAGGTAAAAAACAGACACAAGGCAGTTGGGGTGAGATGATATTGGAGAGTGTTTTGGAGTATTCGGGACTTCACTATGGGACGCATTACATCACGCAAGAGAGCTATAAAGATGAATCAGGCAAGATGAAGCGTCCGGATGTGATTATCAAATTGCCACAAGATCGCTCCATTATTATCGATTCCAAAGTCTCTTTGAATGATTATGACCGCTACATCCGAGCTGAGAGTGATGAGGCACGAATGATTGCGTCCAAGGGCGTGGTGAGTGCTTTTAAAAATCATATTGATACACTAGATTCCAAAGATTATGCCCATTATCAAGTCGGCACATTGCAGTATGTTTTTATGTTTGTGCCTATTGAAGGGGCGTTTGCTTTGGCCGTGCAGGAAAATCCTGATCTTTATGAATACGCGCTTGATAAGCATATTGCGATTGTGAATCCCTCTACTTTGACGGTATCTTTGCGGACTATTTATCTGTATTGGCAAAGTGAACAATCCAATTCAAATGCCCTCAAAATGTTCCAAGTCGCGGGAAAACTTTATGATAAGATGGTCAATTTCGCCGATAATTTTAACCGAGTCGGTGATCAAATTCAAACACTTGAGCACACTTATGAAAAGGCAAAAACACAATTAACAGAGGGGGGTGGCAATGTCATGAAACGTGTAGAAGAGCTCAAGACATTGGGAGCAAAAACAACCAAGTCACTCAAAAGTACGAAACTAAATTATGATGATTTCGATGCCGATGGCGTTGATGTTATTGAAAGCAAAAAGGAGTAG